The Flavobacterium sp. M31R6 nucleotide sequence TTTACCAAAGCAAGTATAAAAGCAATGTTAAACCAGTTTGATGTTTTTTTTTTAAATCGATAAAACAATATTAATCAAAACAAAATCTGCACAACCCCCCCCAAGAAAATAAACCCAGAGTAAAATTCTAATTAAACAGCGATGTACGCTAATTCAGAACCCCAGAGATTTCACCCCATACCCCACCGACAGCAACAACAATAAAAATCAATAATCATTAATAGTTTGCCAGTTAAAACAATAACTTATATTTTCTTTTTATTAAATAAAAAAAAATAAATAAAAGAGAGCGATTACAATCTCTCAATTATTTATATCAATTTGTTTATATCAGTTTGTTTATATAAATATTTATATAACTGATATAAATATATTTGATACCCCAATCAAATATATTTGACACCTCTACTAAATATATTTGACACCTCTACCAAATATATTTATAACCCCTATTAAATATATTTAATACCCTATTGATTATAAAATCAATACCCAATGATAATACAACTATTGCATATTAACAACACAATCATTATCAGGTTATCATATTGTTATTTCCAATCTTGGAAAACCTATTGATTTTACATGTATATTTATTTCCTTATTTTCCATGAAGTAATAAACTTAATTAATCCACTTCTAATATCTTCTAAATCATAACTACCCTCAAAATACCTATATATATCAAATGTCAAAAACATTTCTTCCGCTTCTTCTTCTGTACAACGATGACTTTTTTTCGCAAAAGCAAACACTTGCTCATACGTTTTTACATCATGCTTTTTTAAATGTTTTGTATGTGTGTTTTTATTTGTGCCAATCCATTTATTTAACAAGCTCCAGTTTACCGATATGTATCTTTCATTATTATTTTCAATAAATATTAATATGTAACCTAAATCTTTTAATAATGCCAGTTTATTTGCTACCATTTTTGTTTTTATTTTTGGTAATTGCTTCAAAAAAACACTATTGTTAAGTAAAATATATCTATCGCCTTCATGATCTTTACGTTTAAAAAAACCATTTTCATACTTCATTGAAATAATAATAAACGACAATAAAACATAATGATCATAACTTAATTTTTTAGTATCAATATTATTTTCTTTTTCAAATTCAATACACGCTTTTTGATTTATGAATATATTAAATTGATAATTTTCATCTTTACCCATATATTTATACTTTAAAATAGCCATTCCAAAAACTGTTAGTTCAAATAAAGAGAGAGGTTTAAAATCCTCTCTCTTTATTTTTTAACTCGTTATATTCTAAGTATTTTGCACCCGCTTTATAATAAAATATTTTACCAGTTACAAAGTTTTTTGTTTTTTCGATGTAACCAAAATTCACTAAATCTTTGAAAATTTTTACAAATGTAGGTTTTGAATTAATTACACCAAAAAGAGATTTTAAAACCTCAGTTTCATTAATAAATACAAATTCAGAATTAAATTTGTTTTTTTGATTTTTATCAATTGCATCTAATAAAAACCAATGCAACGGACTTAATCTTCCATCGAAAAAATAAGTTTTGTTTTGATCAATTACTACTTCATTTTTGTTGTTTTCGAAATATAATTTAAAATTTCTCGAAGGCTTTAGAAAGGTTTTAGATAATTTAGCATTATTTATATGCCTTTCAATAAACCCTAAATCAATTAGATTATTTACAATTTTTAAACACGTAACTTTATTAAGCTTCAAAATTGGAACTTCTGTAATAATTTGCGAATAAGAACACCCGAACCAAACCCCGTTTTCATCTGTTATACATTCAAATGGCGAAATAGATTTATTTTGAAAAACATGATTTATTGCACTCAAAATAATTGCACTGCGATAATTTAAAGTAAAACCATGATTTACAATATTTCCTTTATTAATAATAATATTATCCATTTTACAAAGTGTTTGAGTTAAATAATTTATTTTCAATTTCTTTTCGTTCAAAAAAAGTTTTATTTCCCATTTTGTACGGTTTTAAAATTCCTTTTTTTACCCAATCATGAACGCAAAAAAGAGATATTTTTAAAAAAGTTGCCGTTTCTTGTCTGCTTAAAAATTCAGTTTTTTCAGGAGACTCGATTTCTTTTTTAAATTTTTCCATTTCAACTTTTACACCGTTCAAAATTTTTTCGGTTAATTCGTCGGGACTAATCCCATGTAACATTGTTGTATTCATAATATCAATTTTTAGATTAAAATATTTTTATTGTTGTTTTTAATACTGATACAAACTTCTTTTAAATCTTAAATAATAATGGTTAACTTAGTTAACTATATACAAAAGCAGTTTATAGTTATTTTTGACTCTTACTTTAGATTTCAATTGCCTTTATTACATTATAATTAAGCATAATAAATTAGAACTCAACAAACGTACTTTTAC carries:
- a CDS encoding helix-turn-helix domain-containing protein; translated protein: MNTTMLHGISPDELTEKILNGVKVEMEKFKKEIESPEKTEFLSRQETATFLKISLFCVHDWVKKGILKPYKMGNKTFFERKEIENKLFNSNTL